Below is a window of Pradoshia eiseniae DNA.
AACGCATTTGCGATCAAAATAGCTGATAGTGCTCCGATGAATGCCCCAAACCCTTGAAAGCCTTCAAGTGCTAAATTGGTAATACCGCTCTTTTCACTATATATACCGCCTATCGCCATGATAAAAAGAGGCAAAGCAAAGGATAAGCCATCAATAATTACTGTATCCATTATGATTTACTCTCCTTTCGTTCCTCTACTTTTTCACTCATGCAGCTGATTTTATATTTCATGTATACACCACATGCACTAAATAATAGAATCAGCCCGACGATCACAGAAGAAATTTCTTGTCTAATTCCTGCCTGCGAACTCATATACGTGCTGCCCTGATCAATGATGGATATTAGGGATGAAGAAAAAATGACTCCTATTGGGTGAGAGTTTCCTAATAGAGCTACAGCAATGGAATCAAAGCCGATGTCTGATAATACTTTTGGCTGTATGGAAGCGTAATAACCTAAATAATACGTAACACCTGCGAGTCCAGCCAAACTACCTGATATAACCATCGCCAGGACTGTATTTCTTCCCACATTGATTCCTGAATATTTAGCAGCATTACGGTTGGAACCTACCGCTTTAATATCGAAACCAACCACTGTTTTGTCCATAACATACTTTATTAAAATAGCAGTAATGATAGCCAAAACAAAGCCTAATGGGATATCCATTTTCAGGTCCCCTACTTCGACATTCACTAATGTTAATCTTGCAGCTTCAGAAATATATTGAGATTGCCTTGAGACCGGATTAATATAATACATTTGAATAAAAAAGCTGATGATATATTGAGCAATATAATTCAACATAATCGTCGATACGACTTCATTGATGTTGAATTTATATTTTAGCCAGCCTACTAATCCGCCCATTAGTCCACCAGCGATGATACCAATCAGTAATACTAGCGGCTTTGCGATTATCGCATCCAAACCGCTGTAGCCAACAATAATCGTCGCAAAAAAACCAGAGACGAGCATTTGGCCGGCAACCCCGATATTAAATAGACCTGCTCTAAATGCTACTGCAACTGCCAAGCTTGCAAATAAAAGCGGCGTCATCGCATTCAGCAAGCTCATGAAATCAGTCAGCATACTTTTATAGCCAGCATAAGATGGCTTCGGCAGGATTCCTGCCCCTTGGAATAGGTTACAGAACGCCTGCAAAGGATTTTTGCCGATTAAAAGGATAACAATTGCCGCAGCAATAAAACTCATGATTATGGCGACTAATGGAATGGAGATTGATTGCCATTTCTCCTTACGCATTAGCCGAATAAGACGATTACGCAAATTTATATTCTTATTATCTTTACTCATGCTTTGCCCCCATCATATATTCACCGACTTCATTGGTCGTTAATGACTCCCTGCTAGCAATCTTTTGAAGCTGGCCATTATAGATAACTCCTATGGTATCTGCTACATTCATGATTTCATCCAGCTCCAGCGAAATAAGGAGAATCGCTTTTCCACGATCACGTTCCTCAATGATCATCTTGTGGATATTTTCGATAGCGCCAATATCAACACCCCTTGTTGGCTGAACAAAAATCATGAGGGGCGATTGCAATTCAATTTCTCTGGCGATGATGGCTTTTTGCTGATTACCGCCGCTCATTGAACGAACTTGCGTTTTAACGCCTTGACCGCTTCTAATGTCATATTTATCAATCAGTCTGCTGCCAGATTGCTCAAACTCTTCTTTATTTAAGATTCCCTTACTAGAGTAGGGCTCCCTATAATACTGCTTTAATGCTAGATTAGTCGCTAAATCAAAATCCAAAAACAGTCCAAAGCTATGCCTGTCCTCAGGTATATAAGAGATTCCAGCTTCTGTTCTGTTTCTGATCGTTTCATTCGTAATATCCTTGCCGCCAAGGAAGATGGTTCCGCCGCTGACCTTTGTTAATCCAGCAATCGCATCCGCTATTTCAACCTGTCCATTATCTGCGACTCCGGCAATAGCGAATATTTCACCGCCGCGAATCGTAAAGGAAACATCCTTAACCACTTCGAACCCATCTTCATTTTTGACCGTTAGATGCTCTACCTTCAATACTTCCTCTTTAAACTCAGCAGGCGCCTTTTCTGCTTCAAAGCTTACTTCTCTGCCAACCATTAATTGAGCCATGCGATTAACGGAAGTCGTCTTTACATCTAATACATCCACTAATTTCCCTTTATTCAATACAGCGCATCGGTCCGCCACTTTCTTGATTTCATCCAGCTTATGCGTAATCAAGATGATGGTTTTTCCACCATCTCGCAAACCTTTGATAATCTCTAGCAAGAATTCAATTTCTTGTGGTGTTAAGACGGCAGTCGGTTCATCAAAAATGAGGATATCTGCTTCTCGATAAAGCACCTTTAGAATTTCCACTCGCTGCTGCATGGAAACGTTCAAATCAGCTATTTTTTTCGTTGGGTCCACTTCTAAGCCAAAGCTTTTGGACAGTTCCTCAATTTTACGATTAGCATTTCGAATATCTACGTAAGGAAAGAGACCGGCAAATTTTCGGATTGGCTCAACTCCTAGAATAATATTCTCTGTAATCGTATAATCAGACACTAACTTAAAATGCTGATGGACCATTCCTATATTAAGCTTCGCCGCATGGTTGGGTGAACTGATGGTCACTTTTTCACCGCGGATATAAATTTCCCCTTCATCTGGTTCATACATGCCGCCTAGCATACTCATCAATGTTGATTTACCCGCACCATTCTCTCCAAGTAAGGCGAATATTTCTCCCTTTTTTATACCGATGGACACATCATCATTCGCTACTATTCCAGGAAAGCGTTTGGTTATATGTTTCATCTCTACAATATAATCAGACATCTTTCTCCTCCTTAATCACGATCATTAGAAAGGAAAAAATTAGAAGCCCATCATCTCCCTGACCCACTTAGAGTCAGGAAGTGATAAAC
It encodes the following:
- a CDS encoding ABC transporter ATP-binding protein, which codes for MSDYIVEMKHITKRFPGIVANDDVSIGIKKGEIFALLGENGAGKSTLMSMLGGMYEPDEGEIYIRGEKVTISSPNHAAKLNIGMVHQHFKLVSDYTITENIILGVEPIRKFAGLFPYVDIRNANRKIEELSKSFGLEVDPTKKIADLNVSMQQRVEILKVLYREADILIFDEPTAVLTPQEIEFLLEIIKGLRDGGKTIILITHKLDEIKKVADRCAVLNKGKLVDVLDVKTTSVNRMAQLMVGREVSFEAEKAPAEFKEEVLKVEHLTVKNEDGFEVVKDVSFTIRGGEIFAIAGVADNGQVEIADAIAGLTKVSGGTIFLGGKDITNETIRNRTEAGISYIPEDRHSFGLFLDFDLATNLALKQYYREPYSSKGILNKEEFEQSGSRLIDKYDIRSGQGVKTQVRSMSGGNQQKAIIAREIELQSPLMIFVQPTRGVDIGAIENIHKMIIEERDRGKAILLISLELDEIMNVADTIGVIYNGQLQKIASRESLTTNEVGEYMMGAKHE
- a CDS encoding ABC transporter permease, with amino-acid sequence MSKDNKNINLRNRLIRLMRKEKWQSISIPLVAIIMSFIAAAIVILLIGKNPLQAFCNLFQGAGILPKPSYAGYKSMLTDFMSLLNAMTPLLFASLAVAVAFRAGLFNIGVAGQMLVSGFFATIIVGYSGLDAIIAKPLVLLIGIIAGGLMGGLVGWLKYKFNINEVVSTIMLNYIAQYIISFFIQMYYINPVSRQSQYISEAARLTLVNVEVGDLKMDIPLGFVLAIITAILIKYVMDKTVVGFDIKAVGSNRNAAKYSGINVGRNTVLAMVISGSLAGLAGVTYYLGYYASIQPKVLSDIGFDSIAVALLGNSHPIGVIFSSSLISIIDQGSTYMSSQAGIRQEISSVIVGLILLFSACGVYMKYKISCMSEKVEERKESKS